One genomic segment of Gossypium arboreum isolate Shixiya-1 chromosome 3, ASM2569848v2, whole genome shotgun sequence includes these proteins:
- the LOC108489488 gene encoding sodium/hydrogen exchanger 1-like isoform X1: protein MAIGILSSLLASDHSSIVSMNLFVALLCGCIVIGHLLEESRWMNESITALVIGVCTGVVILLTTGGKSSHLLVFSEDLFFIYLLPPIIFNAGFQVKKKQFFRNFITIMLFGAVGTLISFGIISAGAIQFFKELHIGDLQIGDYLAIGAIFSATDSVCTLQVLNQDETPLLYSLVFGEGVVNDATSVVLFNAIQSFDLTHINSTIALKFVGNFFYLFISSTLLGVVTGLLSAFIIKKLYFGRHSTDREVALMILMAYLSYMLAELFYLSGILTVFFCGIVMSHYTWHNVTESSRVTTKHAFATLSFVAEIFIFLYVGMDALDIEKWRVISDSPGKSVGVSSILLGLILVGRAAFVFPLSFISNLTKKAPHEKIEFKQQVTIWWAGLMRGAVSMALAYNQFTSLGHTQVRGNAMMITSTITVVLFSTVVFGLMTKPLVRILLPSPKHLSRMLSSEPTTPKSFFLPLLDNGQGSEAEQGNRSVVRPSSLRMLLTTPSHTVHYYWRKFDDAFMRPVFGGRGFVPFVPGSPTERNGPQWQ, encoded by the exons ATGGCGATCGGGATCTTAAGCTCTCTTTTAGCCTCCGATCATAGCTCCATAGTTTCAATGAACTTATTCGTGGCGCTTCTTTGCGGTTGTATTGTGATTGGTCATTTACTAGAGGAAAGCCGATGGATGAACGAGTCCATTACTGCTCTTGTCATT GGGGTGTGCACTGGAGTTGTAATTTTGCTTACAACAGGAGGAAAAAGCTCTCACCTGTTAGTTTTCAGTGAAGACTTGTTCTTCATTTATTTGCTTCCTCCTATTATTTTTAATGCGGG ATTCCAAGTGAAGAAGAAGCAATTTTTCCGCAACTTTATTACTATCATGCTGTTTGGTGCAGTTGGTACTTTAATATCATTTGGCATCATATCTGcag GTGCCATACAGTTTTTCAAGGAATTGCATATTGGTGATCTGCAGATAGGGGACTATCTTG CAATTGGGGCAATATTTTCTGCAACAGATTCTGTTTGCACTTTGCAA GTTCTTAATCAGGACGAGACACCTTTGTTGTACAGTCTAGTTTTTGGGGAGGGAGTTGTGAATGATGCCACATCAGTGGTTCTTTTCAATGCAATCCAGAGCTTTGACCTTACTCACATCAACTCTACCATTGCCTTGAAATTTGtcggaaattttttttatttgttcatCTCAAGTACTTTGCTAGGAGTTGTG ACTGGACTGCTCAGTGCTTTCATTATTAAAAAGCTGTATTTCGGAAG GCATTCAACTGATCGCGAGGTTGCTCTTATGATCCTCATGGCTTACCTCTCATACATGCTCGCTGAA CTTTTCTATTTAAGCGGAATTCTTACAGTATTCTTTTGTGGGATTGTTATGTCTCACTATACATGGCATAATGTTACAGAAAGTTCAAGAGTGACAACGAA GCATGCTTTTGCTACTCTATCATTTGTTGCTGAGATCTTTATCTTCCTCTATGTTGGTATGGATGCTTTGGACATCGAGAAGTGGAGAGTTATCAGTGATAG CCCCGGAAAATCAGTTGGGGTGAGTTCGATTCTACTGGGCTTGATTCTTGTTGGAAGAGCAGCCTTCGTTTTCCCCTTGTCGTTCATATCCAACTTGACAAAGAAAGCTCCTCATGAGAAAATTGAATTCAAACAGCAA GTTACCATTTGGTGGGCCGGTCTTATGCGCGGTGCTGTCTCAATGGCACTTGCTTATAATCAG TTTACTAGTTTAGGTCATACTCAAGTGCGAGGGAATGCGATGATGATAACCAGCACAATCACGGTTGTTCTTTTCAGCACAGTG GTTTTCGGATTAATGACTAAACCATTAGTTAGGATCTTGCTTCCTTCTCCAAAACATCTCTCGAGAATGCTTTCGTCCGAGCCAACTACTCCTAAATCATTCTTCCTACCACTTCTCGACAATGGGCAAGGATCTGAGGCTGAGCAAGGCAACCGAAGCGTGGTCCGGCCATCCAGCTTAAGAATGCTCTTGACCACTCCTTCCCACACCGTGCACTATTATTGGAGAAAATTCGATGATGCCTTTATGCGACCTGTATTCGGTGGAAGGGGTTTCGTACCATTTGTTCCCGGATCACCCACTGAACGAAACGGTCCTCAGTGGCAATGA
- the LOC108489767 gene encoding serine/threonine-protein kinase RUNKEL-like produces MNHYHIYEAIGRGKYSSVYKGRKKKTIEYFAIKSVEKSQRSKVLQEVRILHSLNDPNILKFHSWYETSAHLWLVLEFCTGGDLMTLLRQDGKLPEDSIHFLAYDLVKALQYLHSKGIIYCDLKPSNILLDENGHTKLCDFALARKLSDISKTPSSMLPQAKRGTPCYMAPELFEDGGVHSYASDFWALGCVLYECYAGKPPFVGREFTQLVKSILSDPPPPLEGSPSPSFVNIVNSLLIKDPAERIKWPELCVHAFWRNKFSQVSLPPQPAFENMIELYAKPCLSVRNGDRSSQSKTPPKYREKDPKGASRKDENSLAGSKGHETPVKGTPVGRKTQPKASGRGAEEKHKDHSRAIKRVNLLRLSRIAKTNLQKENEKENYRRPVPNSSENESEIKIENTDMELDFDENNEEEVHDESDGSDVPTCTSEEKVSSQNQEQFKVEEGDNNVDRADSQAGSNLPASDESKTCDQESSSDHVEVAATPPSVSSQHRNQRIKESPGAALDSEWSKTSNSISKVLWHTSDLSVRPVMPSRKADKMSEALPSLPFEALHPSDFVRMSKEKLDALNNRIISIFGSAGTSEKQNVIRYLEMLSNNTEAANILTNGPIMLMLVKMLRLSKTSAFRVQLASLIGLLIRHSTFIEDDLSNSGILIALSDGLRDYQEKVRRFSMAALGELLFYISTQNEQAKDNNPLESPSKNNKPVSGWQVPNSLVSFVSSVLRKGEDDMTQLYALRTIENICSQGGYWASRFTSQDVISNLCYIYRAVGKQESMRLTAGSCLVRLVRFNPHITQSVIDKLSLKDIASALNKGSPREQQICLNLLNMVLLGSHYFSNIGRYLQPLVEDKSLVPSLVSLIEQGTETLRGKALLSVALLCKNGKRWLLQFFCNARLLHTVDRLSKEKDNYLQQCLDSFLREVASTVPGLLDSITGDIQQMMGGRRHGQNSALTSRAAAKNNVNLFPVVLHLLESSSFKSRLVTHQILRQLANLIQVVETPFQGRDDFQITLLRVLESILEESPVILESPNIFTQGILPSLAVLYKGNKDGNARFLCLKIMFDVMVIFLNEPSLKDQSSEDLRLISSSHFLPLYPTLIEDEDPIPMYAQKLLVMLIEFDYIKIPDILDPKMVSKCFGFLLGDLINANVNNVKLCLALASAPEMDSKLLSQLKVVRKIGNLLELVYAKDMEDFLEPTLGLFKAFLLRSSGNGFVYTKEPTLLLDGSFESSGSVNQQQCIRDIMDFGSNVGVLLEFSASHEPNIADLASECVVLLLKAAPREATTGFLTNLSKAGSILESWRSKGVSHLLLNRLLQAVGYSCRQYLSHAMILSISAAEITRIQGIVSELKSSSIPGLANVASVVFSELQRLPRRI; encoded by the exons ATGAACCATTATCACATCTACGAAGCCATCGGTCGTGGAAAATATTCG AGTGTGTATAAAGGACGGAAGAAGAAGACGATTGAGTATTTTGCAATCAAAAGTGTCGAGAAATCGCAGCGGAGCAAAGTTCTTCAAGAA GTTAGGATACTTCACTCTTTAAATGATCCAAATATACTGAAGTTTCACTCATG GTACGAAACTTCTGCACACTTGTGGTTGGTTTTGGAATTCTGTACCGGTGGAGATCTGATGACCTTGTTACGGCAG GATGGTAAGCTGCCAGAAGATTCAATTCATTTTTTGGCCTACGATCTTGTCAAAGCTTTGCA ATATTTACATTCAAAAGGAATCATTTACTGTGATTTAAAACCATCAAACATCCTTCTGGACGAGAATGGGCATACAAAG CTATGTGACTTTGCACTTGCAAGAAAGTTGAGTGATATATCTAAAACGCCTTCTTCCATG CTACCACAAGCAAAACGCGGAACTCCCTGTTATATGGCTCCTGAATTGTTTGAGGATGGAGGTGTCCATTCTTATGCATCTGATTTTTGGGCACTAGGTTGTGTGCTATACGAGTGTTATGCAGGAAAGCCTCCTTTTGTTGGCAGGGAGTTCACTCAACTTGTAAAATCCATCCTCTCAGATCCGCCTCCTCCACTTGAAGGAAGTCCAAGCCCTTCTTTTGTCAATATTGTTAATTCTCTTCTGATTAAAGATCCAGCTGAGAGAATAAAGTGGCCTGAGCTTTGTGTGCATGCCTTTTGGAGGAATAAATTTTCTCAAGTATCTTTACCACCTCAGCCTGCTTTTGAAAACATGATTGAGTTATATGCTAAACCATGTCTCTCAGTGCGTAATGGTGACAGATCTTCTCAAAGCAAGACCCCTCCTAAATATAGGGAAAAAGATCCAAAGGGGGCTTCAAGGAAAGATGAGAATTCTCTGGCGGGTTCAAAAGGTCATGAGACACCAGTTAAGGGTACACCAGTTGGCCGTAAAACTCAACCAAAGGCTTCTGGCAGAGGAGCGGAGGAGAAGCATAAAGATCATTCTAGAGCTATTAAGCGTGTGAATCTCTTGAGATTATCTAGAATAGCCAAAACAAACTTACAGAAGGAGAATGAGAAGGAAAATTACCGGAGGCCTGTCCCTAATAGCTCTGAGAATGAATCTGAAATTAAAATTGAGAACACCGATATGGAACTTGATTTTGATGAGAACAATGAAGAGGAAGTGCATGATGAATCAGATGGGTCAGATGTCCCCACTTGTACGAGTGAAGAGAAGGTTTCAAGTCAGAATCAAGAACAATTCAAAGTGGAAGAGGGGGATAATAACGTTGACAGAGCAGACAGCCAAGCTGGGAGTAATTTGCCTGCCTCTGATGAATCAAAAACATGTGATCAGGAATCATCTTCAGATCATGTTGAAGTGGCTGCAACCCCACCTAGTGTCAGTTCTCAACACAGAAACCAGAGAATTAAGGAAAGTCCAGGGGCTGCCCTTGATTCTGAATGGTCAAAAACATCCAATAGTATCTCGAAAGTTCTCTGGCATACTTCTGATCTTTCTGTAAGACCTGTAATGCCAAGCAGAAAAGCTGATAAAATGTCAGAGGCGCTTCCTTCACTACCATTTGAGGCATTGCATCCGTCTGATTTTGTAAGAATGTCAAAGGAGAAATTGGATGCACTCAACAATAGAATCATATCAATATTTGGAAGTGCTGGCACCAGTGAGAAGCAAAATGTGATTAGATACCTTGAGATGCTTAGTAATAACACAGAAGCAGCCAATATCTTGACTAATGGTCCGATAATGCTCATGCTTGTCAAAATGCTCAGGCTGTCCAAGACTTCTGCTTTCCGCGTGCAACTTGCTTCACTGATCGGCTTGCTGATCCGACATTCTACTTTTATCGAAGATGACTTGTCAAATTCAGGAATTTTAATTGCACTTAGTGATGGTCTTAGAGACTACCAGGAAAAAGTTAGAAGATTTTCTATGGCTGCTTTAGGTGAATTACTGTTCTATATTTCCACTCAAAATGAGCAAGCAAAAGATAACAACCCACTTGAATCTCCATCAAAAAACAACAAGCCTGTATCTGGCTGGCAG GTCCCAAATTCATTGGTTTCATTCGTGTCATCAGTTTTACGTAAAGGAGAGGATGATATGACTCAGCTTTATGCACTCAGGACAATTGAAAACATTTGCAGCCAAGGAGGATATTGGGCATCTCGTTTCACCAGCCAGGACGTGATTAGTAACCTGTGCTACATTTACAGGGCTGTGGGGAAGCAAGAGAGCATGAGGCTAACTGCAGGGTCTTGTTTGGTCCGCCTTGTTCGTTTCAATCCCCATATCACTCAATCAGTTATAGATAAACTTTCACTCAAGGATATTGCATCTGCTCTTAACAAGGGCAGTCCGCGTGAGCAGCAAATCTGCTTAAATCTTCTAAATATGGTACTGCTTGGGAGCCATTATTTCTCCAATATAGGAAGGTACCTTCAACCGTTGGTAGAGGACAAGAGTCTGGTGCCTAGCCTAGTGTCTCTCATTGAACAAGGAACTGAAACCCTACGGGGCAAAGCACTTCTTTCAGTGGCTCTTCTTTGTAAGAATGGTAAGAGATGGTTACTGCAATTCTTTTGCAATGCAAGGTTACTCCACACAGTGGACAGATTGTCAAAAGAGAAGGATAACTATCTACAGCAATGTCTAGATTCATTTCTTCGTGAAGTGGCATCTACAGTTCCCGGCTTACTGGATAGTATAACCGGAGATATCCAGCAAATGATGGGAGGACGACGACATGGGCAGAACTCTGCCCTTACCAGTCGTGCTGCTGCAAAGAATAATGTTAATTTGTTCCCTGTAGTTCTTCATCTTCTTGAGAGTTCATCATTTAAAAGCAGATTGGTGACTCATCAGATCTTGCGGCAGTTGGCAAATCTTATCCAAGTTGTTGAGACACCATTTCAA GGACGGGATGATTTCCAAATAACATTGTTACGAGTTCTGGAATCCATACTTGAGGAATCTCCTGTAATTCTTGAAAGCCCTAATATTTTTACACAAGGAATTCTTCCTAGTCTTGCTGTTCTTTACAAGGGCAACAAAGATGGTAATGCCAGATTTTTGTGCCTGAAAATCATGTTCGATGTGATGGTCATCTTCTTGAATGAACCTTCATTAAAAGATCAAAGTTCAGAGGATCTAAGATTGATATCTAGTTCTCATTTTCTTCCACTCTATCCCACCTTGATTGAAGATGAGGATCCCATTCCCATGTATGCACAGAAGCTTCTAGTGATGCTAATTGAGTTCGATTATATCAAAATCCCTGACATTTTAGATCCGAAAATGGTCTCAAAATGTTTTGGATTTTTGCTTGGCGATCTAATAAATGCAAATGTAAACAATGTCAAACTGTGTTTAGCTCTGGCTTCTGCTCCTGAGATGGATTCCAAGTTACTTTCGCAGCTAAAAGTGGTTCGAAAAATTGGTAATCTTTTGGAGCTTGTATATGCAAAGGATATGGAAGACTTTCTTGAGCCAACTCTTGGCTTGTTTAAGGCTTTTCTTCTCCGCTCTAGTGGAAATGGTTTCGTTTACACAAAAGAACCCACACTGTTACTTGATGGTTCATTCGAGTCAAGTGGCTCAGTCAACCAGCAGCAATGCATTAGAGATATAATGGACTTTGGCAGCAATGTTGGAGTGCTATTGGAGTTTAGTGCATCTCATGAACCGAACATTGCTGATTTAGCCTCTGAATGTGTTGTCTTATTGCTCAAGGCAGCTCCAAGGGAAGCCACAACTGGGTTCCTAACTAATCTCTCAAAGGCTGGTTCAATACTCGAGTCCTGGCGCAGCAAGGGTGTCTCTCACTTGCTCTTGAACCGGTTACTGCAGGCTGTCGGTTATTCTTGTAGGCAATACTTATCACATGCTATGATACTATCAATATCTGCAGCTGAAATTACACGGATTCAAGGCATCGTTTCTGAGTTGAAAAGCTCCAGTATACCTGGATTGGCTAATGTTGCTTCCGTTGTTTTCTCGGAGTTGCAGCGGCTGCCTCGTCGCATTTGA
- the LOC108489488 gene encoding sodium/hydrogen exchanger 1-like isoform X2: MLFGAVGTLISFGIISAGAIQFFKELHIGDLQIGDYLAIGAIFSATDSVCTLQVLNQDETPLLYSLVFGEGVVNDATSVVLFNAIQSFDLTHINSTIALKFVGNFFYLFISSTLLGVVTGLLSAFIIKKLYFGRHSTDREVALMILMAYLSYMLAELFYLSGILTVFFCGIVMSHYTWHNVTESSRVTTKHAFATLSFVAEIFIFLYVGMDALDIEKWRVISDSPGKSVGVSSILLGLILVGRAAFVFPLSFISNLTKKAPHEKIEFKQQVTIWWAGLMRGAVSMALAYNQFTSLGHTQVRGNAMMITSTITVVLFSTVVFGLMTKPLVRILLPSPKHLSRMLSSEPTTPKSFFLPLLDNGQGSEAEQGNRSVVRPSSLRMLLTTPSHTVHYYWRKFDDAFMRPVFGGRGFVPFVPGSPTERNGPQWQ; encoded by the exons ATGCTGTTTGGTGCAGTTGGTACTTTAATATCATTTGGCATCATATCTGcag GTGCCATACAGTTTTTCAAGGAATTGCATATTGGTGATCTGCAGATAGGGGACTATCTTG CAATTGGGGCAATATTTTCTGCAACAGATTCTGTTTGCACTTTGCAA GTTCTTAATCAGGACGAGACACCTTTGTTGTACAGTCTAGTTTTTGGGGAGGGAGTTGTGAATGATGCCACATCAGTGGTTCTTTTCAATGCAATCCAGAGCTTTGACCTTACTCACATCAACTCTACCATTGCCTTGAAATTTGtcggaaattttttttatttgttcatCTCAAGTACTTTGCTAGGAGTTGTG ACTGGACTGCTCAGTGCTTTCATTATTAAAAAGCTGTATTTCGGAAG GCATTCAACTGATCGCGAGGTTGCTCTTATGATCCTCATGGCTTACCTCTCATACATGCTCGCTGAA CTTTTCTATTTAAGCGGAATTCTTACAGTATTCTTTTGTGGGATTGTTATGTCTCACTATACATGGCATAATGTTACAGAAAGTTCAAGAGTGACAACGAA GCATGCTTTTGCTACTCTATCATTTGTTGCTGAGATCTTTATCTTCCTCTATGTTGGTATGGATGCTTTGGACATCGAGAAGTGGAGAGTTATCAGTGATAG CCCCGGAAAATCAGTTGGGGTGAGTTCGATTCTACTGGGCTTGATTCTTGTTGGAAGAGCAGCCTTCGTTTTCCCCTTGTCGTTCATATCCAACTTGACAAAGAAAGCTCCTCATGAGAAAATTGAATTCAAACAGCAA GTTACCATTTGGTGGGCCGGTCTTATGCGCGGTGCTGTCTCAATGGCACTTGCTTATAATCAG TTTACTAGTTTAGGTCATACTCAAGTGCGAGGGAATGCGATGATGATAACCAGCACAATCACGGTTGTTCTTTTCAGCACAGTG GTTTTCGGATTAATGACTAAACCATTAGTTAGGATCTTGCTTCCTTCTCCAAAACATCTCTCGAGAATGCTTTCGTCCGAGCCAACTACTCCTAAATCATTCTTCCTACCACTTCTCGACAATGGGCAAGGATCTGAGGCTGAGCAAGGCAACCGAAGCGTGGTCCGGCCATCCAGCTTAAGAATGCTCTTGACCACTCCTTCCCACACCGTGCACTATTATTGGAGAAAATTCGATGATGCCTTTATGCGACCTGTATTCGGTGGAAGGGGTTTCGTACCATTTGTTCCCGGATCACCCACTGAACGAAACGGTCCTCAGTGGCAATGA